In Crassostrea angulata isolate pt1a10 chromosome 6, ASM2561291v2, whole genome shotgun sequence, a genomic segment contains:
- the LOC128190108 gene encoding uncharacterized protein LOC128190108 → MASRTLQNHFTSCVSDYLDTSGNVAFTRISLMKKTRSKYYEFRRILSTRMSELTAAGVGIRPKQAEPISAETENKLLEKGLLGNGTGKSLLNTMFFYNCNLFGLRGVDEHRGMEIDQIELGVDQHGHFVKFKGRSSKTYKGGLAQRHVEAKEIVHHFQNLKLYNMYKDYIEICRNCGEIPAFYRRPLENGPDNELRFIQQPIGLNKLSSIMKTMFSEAGIPGYYTNHSGKRTLATTLYQAGVPEQEIMERTGHRSVESVRKYKRPSSEMLKDISNLLEPQLENKEEPPEKLVKIEKNQQCNPLTSSASHFFQDCNVYFINQNSSS, encoded by the exons ATGGCCAGCCGTACCCTCCAAAATCACTTTACAAGCTGTGTGTCGGATTACTTAGATACTTCCGGGAATGTGGCATTCACGAGAATTTCCTTGATGAAAAAGACTCGATCGAAGTATTATGAATTTCGTCGAATTCTGAGCACCCGAATGAGCGAATTGACAGCGGCAGGAGTGGGAATTCGGCCCAAACAAGCAGAACCGATAAGCGCCGAAACTGAAAACAAACTCTTGGAAAAAGGTTTGCTAGGCAATGGGACCGGAAAATCGCTTCTGAATACGATGTTCTTCTATAACTGTAATCTGTTTGGCCTCCGTGGCGTCGATGAACATAGAGGGATGGAGATCGACCAGATAGAGCTTGGAGTTGATCAACATGGACactttgttaaatttaaagGGAGATCAAGCAAGACATACAAAG GAGGGCTAGCGCAACGCCACGTGGAAGCCAAAGAAATAGTGCACCATTTCCAGAACTTGAAGTTATACAACATGTACAAAGATTACATCGAGATCTGTCGCAACTGTGGTGAAATCCCAGCGTTTTACCGCCGACCTCTGGAAAATGGTCCGGACAATGAACTGCGGTTTATCCAGCAGCCGATCGGTCTTAATAAACTATCTTCTATTATGAAAACCATGTTTTCAGAAGCAGGAATTCCGGGATATTATACCAACCATTCAGGAAAGCGCACACTTGCGACAACACTATATCAAGCAGGCGTCCCCGAACAAGAAATTATGGAAAGGACGGGCCATCGTTCGGTGGAAAGTGTGAGAAAATACAAACGCCCGTCGTCAGAAATGTTGAAGGACATTTCAAATTTGTTAGAGCCCCAACTAGAAAATAAGGAAGAGCCGCCGGAAAAGCTAGTCAAAATCGAGAAAAACCAGCAGTGTAATCCCTTAACAAGTTCAGCGAGTCATTTTTTTCAAGActgtaatgtttattttataaaccAAAATTCAAGTTCCTAA